Genomic segment of Mucilaginibacter sabulilitoris:
CTCATCGATATATTTATTTAAAGAGTCTGATAACAAGTTGTTGATCTCATCAACTAAAATACTTTTACCGTACATTCTTTTTATATGTGATGCCGGTACCATTCCGGGACGGAAACCTGGTAATTTAGCTTTTTTAGCATTTTCTTTTATGGCTTTGTCAACACGTGGCTGGTAATCTTCAGGGTTGATGTTGATTTTAACAACTGCATTCAGGGCGTCTACTTTTTCCTGTGTAATATTCATCTTTTTACCGGGTAATTTAATTTAATCCTTTGAAACGTAGCCTGAAAACCAATTTGGCTATACAAATTTCGAGGCGCAAAATTACGAATTTATTTTGAATTTATTTAATCGCGCGTTGCTGCCGGAGTAAATTTATTAACCTGGTTTTTTTTAGGTTTAATCGTTTTCAGATAGGCGTATATGGCTTCAAGATCGCCGGTTTTCATGGCGCCATACCTGTACCATGGCATAATGGTTTGGTATTCACCCGGTTTTACAGCTATCGGTTTACTGCTGCTATCGGCATATTCTTTAAACCTACTCAAAAACTGTTCTTTTGTCCAGCTACCAATGCCGGTTTGCTTATCAGGTGTAATATTGGCTGATCTTACTGTACCTGCTCCCGGTACAGTATAGGCATGCCCCCCAGCATATTCCAGTCCTTCAATCAGTTTCCCTTGTTTATCCTGAGTATGGCAATCTTTGCAAGCAGCAATGGTAACCAGGTATTCACCATATTTAACGGTATCACGTTCGTTGGGTATGGTACCCAGCGTAGCCTTTTGCGGCATGGTATGTACCAATATATTTAAAGGGAAGTTGAGCTTGCTTTGAGGATAACTGACCTCGATAGGTTGAACACTGCGCAGATAAGCAATAATAGCATAAACATCCTCCCTTCCCATTTTTGAATAAGACGGCCAGGGCATTAGCGGGAAAATAGCCGAACCGTCTTTTTTCACTCCAGTGGTAATGGCCCTGAACAGTTCGCCGTCTGT
This window contains:
- a CDS encoding c-type cytochrome — protein: MKKFLKYTLYTVIVVVLIVVAGISYVTLALPNVGEPETIKVEATPQRIERGKYLANNITLCMDCHSTRDWSIFAGPMKPGTLGAGGEKFDANVGFPGDVQVPNITPYHLKNWTDGELFRAITTGVKKDGSAIFPLMPWPSYSKMGREDVYAIIAYLRSVQPIEVSYPQSKLNFPLNILVHTMPQKATLGTIPNERDTVKYGEYLVTIAACKDCHTQDKQGKLIEGLEYAGGHAYTVPGAGTVRSANITPDKQTGIGSWTKEQFLSRFKEYADSSSKPIAVKPGEYQTIMPWYRYGAMKTGDLEAIYAYLKTIKPKKNQVNKFTPAATRD